The window TAAATTTCGGGCTTCATGTATCAAAATTTATTAGGAAAATAAACTTGGATATATTTTCATGTAGTTCCGCTACTTCTCTCGAGGTTTCATTCATGGAGCCTGTTGCATAACTTGTTGATTGTGTTTCCTCCTCCTTTTGGCGTCAAAAGATCCTAGAAAGGGCATCACCATTCGTGACTGTGACCAGGTGTGGTTAATAACGTTGTTTTCAACACGGGCATCATCTCTCTTAGGCACGAGTTGTACCCCGCGTGTAAAAGACCTCGTGATGGTGTTTTGGTTCTTCCTAACACTCTCATCACCAGGGTATCTAGATATTTCCCAAACTGTAAACCACGCGATAACAACTTGGTCTAGTTTCATAGTTGTAATCTTAATGTTACTGCAAGAGCATCAAATAATGGCGTGGAACTTACCCCGCCTCAGACCAATTGTCCTGCCACCGTGGTTCACAGCCTTTCATCATCAGCGACAGAAATCACCATCATGACTCTGAAAAGGCAGCCTAGTCGGTAAGAAGAGGGCGTATTGCCTTCTAAAATATGTATTGCACCTAGAGTAAGTGCAACGTATATTTTCAGTGTTTACAAATTAGCCACTTGTTAGAGTTAATTAACTCAACTGAACGCAAGAAAGATCATGGAAAAACATGTGAGATCAAGCTCAGTTTATCTTCCTTGTTTTGTGAGGAGATTCAACCATGCACTGCCTTCCGCGGACAGCGTCGGCTTCGCTTTCACTTCAATGTCGATCACAGATTAACATCAGCGAGACACGGTCCTATTATCTCTTGTGAAGACCTTTTCCTTAACCCTGCTCTAATTAAGGCATGCCTTGTCAGCATAGTCCAAAATATAATCTACTCTATATAACTGAAAGAACATTCTCTCCAGTGCAAAAGTGGGTGATAAAGAAGGTCAATCATGGGAATCATTAGTTTAATCCCCACCAAATTTCCCTCTTTACGTGCCTTGAATCGCACCCCTAATCATCATCACTAAACTCCTTTAAACCGCATGAATAAAAACAGACTTTTGGAGCAGCAGCATGAGCATGACATGAAAGACCAGCACACTAGTGCACTCGTACCGACTGAACTCAAGATTGAGGTGGGGAGGAGTTGCCGTAGAGCAAGGGACACGTTCGCGCGGCCGTATCCTCCGCCCTTTTGACCGCTCGCTCGGTGGCTTCGGCGGACAGCGAGACGTACGGGGACGACCGGTATCGGCGTGCTCAGCTACAGCCAGCCACCGAGGGAGACAGTGGGAGCTTGAGGCTTGGCTTGCTTTCAAGTCAAGTCGTTGGCATTTGGCACCACCTCTCCCGCCTGTATCTTTCTCTCCAGAGCTCGCAGGATCCTATCATTTTAGCTTGGTGAATGCACGTCCCATCATGAGCCGCATCATGGGCTGCGGTTGTGGTGCCGGTGGTTGCCTTGCGCTCCACAGCTTTTGCTGAGCACCTAAAACCGCACCTCGCCCCCCTGCGAGCCCGATCGGCTCACTTCTTGCGTCCgtccgtgcgtgcgtgcgtgcgtgcatggagGAAGCTGGTGGGTGTGCGAGGATGGGTCTGAGAGGGGTGCTGCTCGCTCTGGCCTTGCTGCTCTCGGTGTGCGTGCGAGCAAGCCATGGACTCACGGACAGCCAGGACAGTGAGTACCCTGCCTCATCCATTCTTGCTTAGTTTCACAACTAGTACAATTCATCGATGATGAGACAAGAATTTTGAGCTCTTCTCCTCTTTCTTTACCCAAGTAGTATAACTCACGTGTGCTAACTCTACTACCTTGAGTCGATCGCAGCTTCTGTTCTCCGAGCGCTAATGGATCAGTGGCAGAACTCGCCGCCGACATGGGGACAGTCTGATGATCCCTGCGGTGTTTCGCCATGGGATGGGGTGACATGCAGCAACAACAGGGTGATCTCCATGTAAGTGTCGGCAAAGCTCGACAAGAATTTCACTGCAACTTCCGCCAAAGTGCCAGGTCAACAAAACTTACCATTATTATCCAACCGTGTCTTTCAGAAAAGTGTCAACCATGGGCATCAAAGGACTTCTAGCTGCTGACATCGGGCAGCTGACCGAGCTGCAATCCCTGTATGTAGCGGCAGAGCACTAGAGTGTCAAGCTAAACCTTTTCTTCAACATAATCCCTCTTCTTGCAGCTCTGCTTGCATTACTGAGCCATGACATGAGCAATTCTATGTGTATGCAGGGACCTGTCATTCAACAAAGACCTTGGAGGTGTGCTCACTCCGACCATCGGTAATTTGAAGCAGCTTGCAACCTTGTAAGTTTCTAAACGTGCACGGCCTTCTTGTTTTCGGTTAGGTTATGTCACTATGCTCATGTCTTGTACTTTGTGCCGCATGGTTTGAAGGATTCTGGCAGGTTGCAGCTTTCACGGCAACATCCCTGATGAGCTAGGGAGTCTTCCCAACCTATCTTACATGTAAGAGATTCACTGGTGCCCCACAGATGATACTGCACATTTGTGCCACTGTGATTCAGTTTTTGCAGGAAAAAAATGACATTGATCAAACTCTATTTCAGGGCTCTGAACTCGAATCAGTTCTCTGGAAAAATACCAGCATCTCTGGGCAATCTCTCCAGCCTCTATTGGTTTGATGTCGCCGACAATCAGCTGACTGGCCCATTGCCAATCTCATCAAACGGGGGAATGGGTCTAGACAAGCTTACAAAAACCAAACACTTGTAGGTTATACAAGTTGTTTTTTTTTTGGGGGGTATTGTCATTTCTGAAGCAGAGATGAGAAGTGGAACGTATCTCTAACCGTACTGTTTCTGGTGATCTGTAGCCACTTCAATAAGAACCAATTGTCTGGTCCCATCCCAGATGCTCTCTTCAGCCCTGAGATGACACTGATTCATCTGTGAGTTCCCGAAGCCCTCTCTGCCTATAGATTCATCTTTCTCCTGCTTCGCGACATGTGTGCTGACACCTCAAGATATTCGGTGCAGGCTTTTCGATGGAAATAAATTCACCGGTGACATCCCGGACTCTCTTGGGTTTGTTAGTACACTCGAAGTTGTGTAAGTGTCCTTGTCAGACGAAACTCTGCCCAATTCATCTTATTTTGTTGGATGGTCTGCCAGATATGAATCTTCTATATGTTTGTTTGGACAGACGGCTGGATAGAAATTCCCTCTCCGGCCCAGTTCCAGCGAACCTGAATAACCTCACCAAAGTAAACGAGCTGTAAGTTGTCTACGATGCACTGTGTAAGTAAGTGCAAGTACAAAGCTATAGCCATTGTAAGCACATTATCTTCATATATGTTTCAGCAACTTAGCCAACAACCAGCTTAACGGACCGTTGCCCAATCTATCTGGGATGACTCTTCTCAATTATGTGTAAGCACTAAGCAATTTACACCGCAGAAGATTTCTGCTGCTAATTTGTTCGAACCACCAGGCTTGATCTGATAGTAATTCATCTGGTCTAATTGCACCGCAGCGATCTGAGCAACAACACATTTGATCCTTCCCCGAGCCCGCAGTGGTTTTGGAAGTTGCCACAGCTCTCAGCTCTGTAAGTTCCCCTGAAATAACTTTGCAACTTCACAGTATATATGCTTGGATGGCTAAATCTGACAGTGTCTTGTGATGCCAAACCAAGGGTCATACAATCCGGAAGACTCTACGGCACGGTGCCGATGAAGCTGTTCAGCAGCCCGCAGCTGCAGCAAGTGTAAATTCGCGCAAAAACCTTGTCTGCATTTTTTTTTGCACCAAAAAATGGTGAAACTGGTGGGTCTTTGTGGCGAATCTGACAAGGCCTCTTTGCAGGATCTTGGACGGCAACGCGTTCAATGGCACCCTCGACCTGGGGAGGAGCATCAGCAGCGAGCTGAGCATGGTGAGCTTCAAGGACAACGACTTCTCCTCCGTCACGGTGACCTCCAGCTACAACGGCACGCTCGCGTGAGTACCAAGATAGCAGTGGCCAATTCCGGTTTCCAGACAGTGGCAGTGCTGCCATCTTACTTACAAACTCCTGCCACGGCATGGCATCGTTCAGGCTGGCCGGGAACCCGGTGTGCGACCACCTGCCGAACACGGCGTACTGCAACGTGACGCAGCACGCGCCTTCGCCGGCGTACACGACGAGTCTGGTGAAGTGCTTCTCGGGGGCGTGCCCGCCGGAGCAGAGCATGAGCCCGCAGAGCTGCGGGTGCGCGTACCCGTACCAGGGGGTGATGTACTTCCGCGCGCCCTTCTTCGCGGACGTGGGCAACGGCACTGCGTTCCAGGAGCTGGAGAGCAAGCTGTGGACCAAGCTGGAGCTCTCCCCGGGCTCCGTGGCCCTGCAGGACCCCTTCTTCAACAGCGACTCCTACATGCAGGTCCAGGTGAAGCTCTTCCCTTCGGGCGGGCCCTACTTCAACCGCACCGAGGTGATGCGCATCGGCTTCGACCTCAGCAACCAGACCTTCAAGCCGCCCAAGGAGTTCGGCCCCTACTACTTCATCGCCTCCCCGTACCCCTTCCCAGGTCACCAGCGAACAACGATAATACCTTTTACCTGTTGTTTGCTCAACCTTTGAGTACGTACGTATGTGGCTGAGTGAGATACCACCATGTGGGATGTGTGGCTTGCAGATCGGAACGGGCCGGCGTCCAAGAGCAAGGGCGCCATCATCGGGATCGCAGTTGGCTGCGGCGTCCTGCTCATCGCGCTCGTCGGAGCTGCCGTCTACGCGTTCATGCAGAGGCGGCGCGCGCAGAAGGCCACGGAAGAGCTTGGCGGGCCTTTCGGTACGCCTTCTCTTAAAATAAACTTGTCAGAGaactgaaagcattttcttcaccgGCCGGCCGGACGAGTACGAGTGAAGTGAAAGTGGTGGTGCTGCAGCGTCGTGGGCTCGGAGCGAGGAGCGGGGCGGCGCGCCGCGGCTGAAAGGGGCGAGGTGGTTCTCGTGCGAGGAGCTGAAGCGGAGCACCAACAACTTCGCGGAGGCCAACGAGCTGGGGTACGGAGGGTACGGCAAGGTGTACAGGGGCATGCTGCCCAACGGGCAGTTCATCGCCATCAAGAGGGCGCAGCAAGGTTCCATGCAGGGCGGGCACGAGTTCAAGACCGAGATCGAGCTGCTCTCCCGGGTGCACCACAAGAACCTCGTCGGCCTCGTCGGCTTCTGCTTCGAGCAGGGCGAGCAGATGCTCGTCTACGAGTACATGTCCGCCGGCACGCTGCGCGACAGCCTCACCGGTAAGCCTTCCTCTCGTCTTGTCTCGTCTCGATAACCATATCAAGTCAAGTACAAGTCCGGCAACCTTCCGCCCGTGGCTGCAGGGAAGAGCGGCCTGCATCTCGACTGGAAGAAGCGGCTCCGGGTGGCGCTGGGCGCGGCCCGCGGCCTCGCCTACCTGCATGAGCTCGCCGACCCGCCCATCATCCACCGGGACGTCAAGTCCAGCAACATCCTCATGGACGAGCACCTCACCGCCAAGGTCGCCGACTTCGGCCTCTCCAAATTAGTGTCTGATAGCGACAAGGGGCACGTCAGCACCCAAGTCAAAGGAACGCTGGTAAGACTCAGTGATCGGCTCAGGCATTCATCCCTGCAGTTGCACATGTTCCTTCCAGAGTTCCAGTGAATGTGACTTGGTGTGTTTTTTGTTCTTCGCCTGCAGGGTTATCTGGACCCCGAGTACTACATGTCCCAGCAACTCACCGAGAAGAGCGACGTCTACAGCTTCGGTGTGGTCATGCTCGAGCTGATCATCGCCAGGCAGCCGATCGAAAAGGGGAAGTACATCGTCAGGGAGGCCAAGAGGGTTTTCGACGCTGCCGACGCCGAGTTCTGCGGCCTCAGGGGCATGATAGACTCCAGGATCATGAACACCAACCATCTCGCCGCGTTCAGCAAGTTCGTGCAGCTGGCCCTCCGGTGCGTGGAGGAGGGCGCCGCCGCCCGACCTTCGATGAGCGACGTCGTCAAGGAGATCGAGATGATGCTGCAGAGCGAGGGGCTCAGCAGCGCCTCGACATCCGCCTCCACGTCTGCGACGGACTTTGACGTCACTAAAAGCGCTCCTCGCCACCCTTACAACGACCCTCTCCCAAAGGAGAAGGACATGAGCACAGACTCATTCGACGACTACAGCGGAGGATATTCCTTCCAGTCAAAGGTCGAACCAAAGTAGCTGGTTTCTGGTAGGGTTTCTATGCTGGCCGAACCATTTTCTTCCTCCTCAGCAAGTAGCTTGCCTAATActatgtcgagatgtgaagaattTTTATTCTATGTGATTTACCATTAGCACTCTCTTATTAGAGTGATTTTGTATGGCGATTGGCGATGTTCTAATCAAAACGTTGTTACTTACGGCTAACACCGCCAGGGCCACCAAACAAACAGTTCTGTATGAGTACTTATACCCTACTAATAGGGGGGAAATCCTATTTATGGTATTAGATTGGTCCTAACTTTTGCCAGACGAGTTCATTGCACGGAAGAATGCTTCTTGTTTCATCACACACAAAAGTGTTTTGAGCGCACTACATTTGTTGCATGAAAACATCTCAGAAATAATGTTATGATACAGCAATTTCTATGTTGCACATGTACAAAAAACACTGTTGCGGCACAATTGCCATGTTTCATTGCTAGTCCAATTCTATGTCAGGAATTTGGATCAGATTACCAGTCCTAAGTTCTCCCCCGATAGTGCAATTAAACAGGCACACTGACTCGACAACTAACAAGACATCTATCTATGTTGTATTTCCTGAGGGATAATACTATCAGTTTGCTGCAAAAGCTAATGCCGCCGCCGCATAGCTTGCATTTTGCTATCTAGTTTTATCATACAACCGAACACAGGATAATTCTTAAACACAATTTACTGGTCGTATAAAATTTATTCGTATCTGCTCCACATGCAAAGATTTCATCCATTTCATAAAATGTGAATCAATTCCGTTACAGAAGGAACATACTCAAGGTTACAATGGTACAATGACTATTTTCTGTAAAATTAGCTGTCAAAATTTCCAATCATAGGTCCTTCTTGCTACCTAAAGGTCTAGGGTGGAAGTCCAACATCCATTGCTTATAATTTGTGTACAGGGTCAAAATAATAAACTGTGAGAAGCAGATGAACATTATCAGTGCTTCAAAGAGGAAGGGATACCTCTTTGGAGGCTCTATTTGCAGGTACACAGTGTGAAGCAAGATCGAGCATAACAATGGCAGGCTCAGAACTGCCATTGTTCCAGACGAAATGTTCGTCCCCTTTCCATAGTTTCCACCAGGTGAGTAGTAAATAAGAACGAATAATCCAAGAACAGCTATATATTGTAGAAGAAGCTGATCACGGCAGATAAGCGGGTACATCGAAAAAAGTGCATAGTACGTGAACCATCCATGCAGGTGAGGTTCGTGTAATGCTAAAAGGCTTGCGGGTAAAAGAGGAAGCAAAATTGATTTCTCGTGCACTACAATTATAAAACAAAGAAACACGAAGATCAAAGAAACATCACATATACTTGCAACAAAAAGAGTATCAACCCAGCAGTAGAACATACCTTGGTACGAGAATAGATAGAAAGAGAACGAGCTGTTCAACAGAGAATAGAGGAAGCCAAGATTACTTGGTGACTTGACTTGCTGAATAAATGAAGGCAAGAAAGCCAGGATGGTAGCAGAAAGACTCATAAGTTTCAGCGGCTTTATTGCGTACAATCGCTTCCACTTGATAAGAACTGAGGTGGTACACCAGAAATTTGCAACATAATCCTCATATAAACCCCTCTCAAACGGAGCCAATCGAGAGATTACCTGACAGTGGAGTTAACATGTTTAGTGAACTGAGCCAATTATATATAGAATAAGCTTCATTGGTGAATTGACCAGCTCAGTAAGGAGATCACTACATTTTAGTTGAACAAGATTTCTTCAGTATAGACTAGTTTGCTTGAACAACAAAATAACCAGATCACACATGCAGCAATTACCTGCATGGCAGCCTCATAAGAATGCAAATAAGGCcaccaaacaagagcaaaagttccCAGTACAACAAAACCAAGTTTCATGATctcaacaattggacacttccgctTCAGGCATTTTCCAAGAAGATGCCCAAAAAAAGCTGGCGCAAAGTACATGCTCATCTGCAAGATATCAAACATGGCCCATGAATTTATAGAATCACAATATTTTGAAAAGCTCTATATGAACAGGGAGAGGCGCAGGTTAGTTTTATGGAAGTAGTGCCGGAAACTGTAGTAGATAAAAATCCATGCAAGACTTGTAACTGATTCAGCAGGTTTACTCTATTTCCCATCAAAGTAAGTGGGACAATTAATTGATTCACTCCCAATTTCCATCTCTAGCAGCCCATTATATTGCCAGCTTGAGCTAGTTGGAAATTCAGCTAGTAGCCCTCAAAAGTTGAGTACTCCTAAGAATTGTACCAACACTGCATGCACTTTTCGTGACAGCCTACTCTATTTGTATTACTTTGGGATTGTCTCTTACAGGTCTGTGGCTACTGGCATTCACTGTTGATGCTACTGCCACTCGTGATCACTGACTTTGTCATTCATGCTAGCAGTCGCTTGGGTTAAGTTAGTATCCACTATACACCCCAGGAACCCCCTTTGGGAATCTGTGGGGTTTGCAAAGGCAAAGATCTCTAAGATGTATGGCCTATATCATGTTTGTTGCCGAAGCTTGAGAGTAAGAAATAATTTTAAAGAGTAAAGGCAGTTTCATCTCCCTGGAAATAAAACAAATATATTTATCTTTGTTCCAGATAAGGAAGAACCTGCTTATGGTTAATTGCAAGACTGAAGAGAGCAGCAGCAACAAGTTCGTTCCTCGACAGAATACCAGCAATCGCCCCGAGTGTCAGCCCAAGACTGATGCAGTTATACTGAAACAAAAGGACAATCCGTCATTGTGTAACACACTGAGCAATGCAGTCAACACTATTTTGGCCTGCTCCAATGCACATACACCACTAGTATAATCCCCACCTGAAAATGGCCGTGGTCGATCAGTACTAAACACGGGTTGAGAAGAACCATGGCGAGCAGCCACATCCACCCCTCTCGCCTCTCCCCACTACCGCCAACCCCATCCTTGATGTACGCCCACACGAACCATAGCGCCGCGGGGAAGAACACCATGAGATCAGACGAGAGTACTGTCCACCGCATAAGCAActtcctgcaggaaacagaccacaGAGACTTGAAACAGACACGGAGTTCTGCGCACCACGATGTGCTAAATGTTAGTGCAGAGGGGCCCGTACGATTCGTGGGACTCAAACCCGCGAGAGGATCGGagggcgacggcgtcggggaggGAGGCGTTGATGAGGCGGGCGTGGAGCCGGCTCTGGTAGGCGGAGAGGGGCGGGTAGTCGAGGCCCCAGTAAGCGAGGTCGTTGTCGGAGGTGTTGCGGTACCAGTCGGAGGAGGGGAGGTGGAGGGTGAGCTCCATCCAGTGCCGCTGAGCCTCGTAGTCGCCGAATTTGGGTGCTGCGCCCTGACCCGAGTAGGGTCCGACGGAGACAAGCGCGCGGAGAAGGAGGGCAGCGAAGGAGATAAGGAGGGCAGTGGCGAGCGGCGGCGCTGAGGGTTGCCATGGGAGCCGGGCGGCGACCGATGGATCTGGGGCGGAGTTCCGGGACTTCTTCGGCTTCGCCATGGGCGGCTTTGCTTCCGGCAGATCTTGGTGTCGACTTGATTAGTTGCTGGTGGTTTACCGTACGCATATAATCTTATTTTTTTTCTACTCCGGCTCTGGTGGTTTACCGTAGTATTCTGAATGGACCTTTAATTCGTATATTGCGAACTCGTAAGTCTATACTGAATTCTGCCGGATATATTAGCACTTTTTCGATTAATTTAATTTTTAAGTAAatcatatttttttcaaaaaagatcagatctattatAAAGATTCACCGGAAGTTCAAAACAccacaaacataataaaaattacatcgagatcCATGAATCATCGAACGACCATTGTCATCGCCAGAACGAGCCGTCGACGCGCCGTTGTCGCCACTCCCATACCGAAaccggcttgaccttgtcgatgacagtcaagaagtcttcgtgcacgtgcccctaaAGACCAGCGCCCTGGAGCCGCAGTCGTCGTCTTTTAATCCTTAAGTCAATTTGAAGAACCTAACACCAAATATCGCCGTTACGTACGCACGGCGAGAAACCTTAACCTTGCCGTCCCAAAGAGCTAGTAGGATTCTACGCCGGAGCTCCGTCTAATACGTCCCAACGGACGAACTTGAGGAGGATCGGACCACCATCCGTCCAAACGTCGCCTCTGCGAGGACTAAAACCCTACCTATCTACTAGCGGGAGTCAAGACACCAGGATTCTCCTCCCCACCACCAGCAGCCGGAGCGGCAGCCGGGGGAGGCGAATCCACGGGTTCACCGGAGAAGATGGAGGGAAGGAAGGCTTTGCAAAGTCGCCTTGAGAGAGAGGAAAAATTGTCTTTACTATAATTTTAAGTAAATCATCAACATGTTATTATCAGTATAAAGCCCATACAAATATATAAACGTGTGAGCACATACCAAACATAGAACTGAAAAAAAAATATGAACACAATATGGGCGTGTTTGGATGTTTTCCACGCTAGTGTACACCTGGCCTGGATGATGCCTGTGTTTTGCCTCGCAGCTGTTTGCTTCGTGTCCATGTAGAAAAGATGTCTCTATGGCCCGACCGTTCCTGCCATATGATTAGCCTGGCTCAACTAGGAATAAAAATTACGAAAAAAATATTTAGCCCAGGCAACCTTGTTAGCCTGGTCGAGACGTCCCTTTCCATGCGCCTCGCGCGCTACGGCAAGAGCCTAGAGTTAATTAATGACCAGTAATTGTACTTctattctttgaaaatattttaaaCAATAAACTCACATCAACCAGGCAAAGACAAGAACCAAACACGTGGGTAGCAGGCGAGCCTGGTGTCATGGGAGCAGATGTGACAATAGAGGTAGGGGTATGTAGGAGAGGGCAGAGCCTAGCTACGCCGAGATTGTACACTCGGATTTACGAGTTCAgatccctctcggaggaggtaatagCCCTAAGTCTCGGTGCCGCGGAGGCTTTACTTGATTGGGGtgttgagttacagggggtgcgaacccttgtgcgggaggagaggggcggcttatatagagtctgtTGGACCCTCGTCACCCTCCATTATGCAAGGGTTCAATGAGAGAGTTAAGGACCAGAATGTTACTGGAAACGCCTGTATTTAATGATCTTTACAACGATGGAGTGAATACCTGACCATTGCCATCCTGGGGCAGctctaggtcttctgtactccgagtggaaTCAGATATTTCGAGTGAACGACGATGGTCGAGTGGGGGGTAGAGTAACCGAGCGGATCTTCTGTCGAGTGACTTGCATGTCGTGGCAATTCCAGTCGGTATCTCCTTTCTAACTTTGTAGGTCTTGGAGTCTTTCtgtagtgtccttgggtagggcatgtTGGTCAGGCCTAAAACCCTACCCTAGATACatgtcatcatcattagcccccgaatgaatCAGGGTACGAGTGAGAAAGGGCTGAAACTGATTCAGACCAGACTTGATGTCACAAAGACATTTGTTAGAGGTATGTGGATACATGAGCTGTTATACCCTTTGTCAATCGTCTCGATTGATTCTGGCTTGTGAATTGTCCGAGTGAGATAAGCTGCGATTCATAGAGTGGCGTATCTGACCCGAATGGATGTGAATACCTCTGATGCGGCCGATTGCTCTGCCAgatcccggatttcacgggattcaaAATTTTGGAGAAGCGCGCGGGCCGGCTGTAGAGCGGTAAGTGGAGCAAGTGGGGAGGGGCTCCTCGATTTTTGCGCCTCCTTTATCGCCACGTATTGCGTGGACGCCGGTCATGGGATGTGATAGGATCTTGCTGGCCCATAGGTTAGTGACTCGGACGCGCAGATTATAAAAGACGACGCAGCCGGTGTGTTCAACAGTACTCTCCACTGTTCCCCTCTCTCCTCGCCTCTCCGCCTCATCTGCTCCAGCGCTGCGCCGCCCCGCTCGACCCCGTCGACCACCGCAGAGATGGCGAAGGACAAGACGGCAAAGCTGGAGCGCGTGAAGAAGACGACCAAGGGGAAGAAGGCGTTCACCTCTTGGgtcgctgtaacaccctcgatgcggctatagctcccacgtgtcgaggcacgacttagagacataaccgcattgaaagcaatgtcgcaagttagacaatcttcacagcatcccatgtaatataaataataaaggggagatacatagttggcttacactcgccacgtcaatcaagaacataaatagcattacaacattcaaacactcatggcctgactacggcgccaaaataaaagataacccagcatgtgacacggtcccgatcaccccaactgggcaccactactgatcatcagggaaagacacgtagtatcggcgtgagtcctcgtcgaactcccacttgagctcaagcgcgtcttctggaatggaatcatcaggccctgcatctggtttggaagtaatctgtgagccacagggactcagcaatctcgcaccctcgcgatcaagactatttaagcttataggtaaggcagggtaaatatgtggagctgcagcaagcgactagcatatatggtggctatcctgttcgcaaaagagagagagagaaaaggaggcaaagcgcgaatgaaaaactagagggcaacctgcggcaagcattactccaactccgtgttcacttcccggactccgccgagaagagaccatcacggtaactcacactgttgattcattttaattaagttaaagttcaagttatctacaaccgtacattaacaaatttccatctgcccataaccgcgggcacggctttcgaaagttcaaatccctgcaggggagttccaacttagcccatgacaagctctcacggtcaacaaaggaatagaccttctcctgagacattcgatcagactcggtatcccggttctacaagacacttcgacaagttaaaacaaatccagcaacaccgcccgaatgtgtcgacaaattccgataggagctgcacatatctcgttctcagggcacactcagattgtccaaacttccggtaggccagcccagagttgcccctggtagccaccggcggctgacgaggtggaccaacactcagaggagcactggcccgggggggggggggttaataagatgaccctcgggctccggaaacccaagggaaaaagagcctaggtggcaaatggtaaaaccaaggttgggcattgctggaaaagctttaatcaaggcgaactatcaagggtttcccattataacccaaccgcgtaaggaacgcaaaatccgggaacataacaccgatatgacggaaactagggcggcaagagtggaacaaaacaccaggcgagaggccgagccttccaccctttaccaagtatatagatgcattaagataacatggcaatataatgatatcccaacaagtaaaataatgttccaacaaggaacagtctccaatcttcacctgcaactagaaacgctataagaggggctgagcaaagcggtaacatagccaaccaacggtttgctaggacatggtgggttagaagtttgacatggcaatttggggggcatgataagtaagtggta is drawn from Triticum dicoccoides isolate Atlit2015 ecotype Zavitan chromosome 4A, WEW_v2.0, whole genome shotgun sequence and contains these coding sequences:
- the LOC119285583 gene encoding probable dolichyl pyrophosphate Man9GlcNAc2 alpha-1,3-glucosyltransferase isoform X5; translated protein: MAKPKKSRNSAPDPSVAARLPWQPSAPPLATALLISFAALLLRALVSVGPYSGQGAAPKFGDYEAQRHWMELTLHLPSSDWYRNTSDNDLAYWGLDYPPLSAYQSRLHARLINASLPDAVALRSSRGFESHESKLLMRWTVLSSDLMVFFPAALWFVWAYIKDGVGGSGERREGWMWLLAMVLLNPCLVLIDHGHFQYNCISLGLTLGAIAGILSRNELVAAALFSLAINHKQMSMYFAPAFFGHLLGKCLKRKCPIVEIMKLGFVVLGTFALVWWPYLHSYEAAMQVISRLAPFERGLYEDYVANFWCTTSVLIKWKRLYAIKPLKLMSLSATILAFLPSFIQQVKSPSNLGFLYSLLNSSFSFYLFSYQGSLELGRRGNFYPAVCPNKHIEDSYLADHPTK
- the LOC119285583 gene encoding probable dolichyl pyrophosphate Man9GlcNAc2 alpha-1,3-glucosyltransferase isoform X2; this encodes MAKPKKSRNSAPDPSVAARLPWQPSAPPLATALLISFAALLLRALVSVGPYSGQGAAPKFGDYEAQRHWMELTLHLPSSDWYRNTSDNDLAYWGLDYPPLSAYQSRLHARLINASLPDAVALRSSRGFESHESKLLMRWTVLSSDLMVFFPAALWFVWAYIKDGVGGSGERREGWMWLLAMVLLNPCLVLIDHGHFQYNCISLGLTLGAIAGILSRNELVAAALFSLAINHKQMSMYFAPAFFGHLLGKCLKRKCPIVEIMKLGFVVLGTFALVWWPYLHSYEAAMQVISRLAPFERGLYEDYVANFWCTTSVLIKWKRLYAIKPLKLMSLSATILAFLPSFIQQVKSPSNLGFLYSLLNSSFSFYLFSYQVHEKSILLPLLPASLLALHEPHLHGWFTYYALFSMYPLICRDQLLLQYIAVLGLFVLIYYSPGGNYGKGTNISSGTMAVLSLPLLCSILLHTVYLQIEPPKRFAGTGPEREFLSSRLSKQTYRRFISGRPSNKIR
- the LOC119285583 gene encoding probable dolichyl pyrophosphate Man9GlcNAc2 alpha-1,3-glucosyltransferase isoform X1 codes for the protein MAKPKKSRNSAPDPSVAARLPWQPSAPPLATALLISFAALLLRALVSVGPYSGQGAAPKFGDYEAQRHWMELTLHLPSSDWYRNTSDNDLAYWGLDYPPLSAYQSRLHARLINASLPDAVALRSSRGFESHESKLLMRWTVLSSDLMVFFPAALWFVWAYIKDGVGGSGERREGWMWLLAMVLLNPCLVLIDHGHFQYNCISLGLTLGAIAGILSRNELVAAALFSLAINHKQMSMYFAPAFFGHLLGKCLKRKCPIVEIMKLGFVVLGTFALVWWPYLHSYEAAMQVISRLAPFERGLYEDYVANFWCTTSVLIKWKRLYAIKPLKLMSLSATILAFLPSFIQQVKSPSNLGFLYSLLNSSFSFYLFSYQVHEKSILLPLLPASLLALHEPHLHGWFTYYALFSMYPLICRDQLLLQYIAVLGLFVLIYYSPGGNYGKGTNISSGTMAVLSLPLLCSILLHTVYLQIEPPKRYPFLFEALIMFICFSQFIILTLYTNYKQWMLDFHPRPLGSKKDL